From one Salvelinus alpinus chromosome 14, SLU_Salpinus.1, whole genome shotgun sequence genomic stretch:
- the LOC139538256 gene encoding trace amine-associated receptor 13c-like: MEKHEDIQYCFQDGNSSCRKVLLSTSIYITLYIFFSLISAVTVFLNVLVIISISHFKQLHTPTNLLILSLAASDLLVGLIVIPVMTVAIMESCWGFGEYFCVFHFFITFLCTTLSLGNLVLISIDRYVAVCDPLLYHSKITITGSICIISITWCCCIIYNAVILKNFVNVQIPSRCLTECFIVKGLNWVNIISLVLKMFVPCSIIITLYMKIFVVARSQARKVFSKEAASVSGVKTVQANKSERKAAKTLAIVVFTYFICWIPTLFIYFFSSVLGDHLISYFVSFLPLVNSLINPIIYAFFYPWFKVTAKLILTLKIRRL, encoded by the coding sequence ATGGAGAAACATGAAGATATTCAATACTGTTTTCAAGACGGAAACTCTTCTTGCAGAAAGGTTTTGCTATCGACATCTATCTACATAACACTGTACATCTTCTTCTCATTGATTTCAGCAGTTACAGTATTTTTGAATGTACTGGTGattatctccatctctcacttCAAGCAGCTCCACACTCCAACCAACCTGCTCATCCTCTCTCTGGCTGCGTCAGATCTCCTGGTGGGACTGATTGTCATACCAGTAATGACTGTAGCAATAATGGAATCATGCTGGGGTTTTGGggaatatttctgtgtgtttcatTTCTTCATTACCTTTTTATGTACTACTTTATCGCTGGGCAATTTGGTCTTGATATCTATTGACCGCTATGTTGCTGTGTGTGATCCCTTATTGTACCActctaaaataacaataacaggaAGTATCTGTATTATATCCATTACCTGGTGTTGTTGTATCATATACAATGCTGTTATTTTAAAAAACTTTGTAAATGTACAAATACCCAGTAGGTGTTTGACAGAATGTTTTATTGTTAAAGGGTTAAATTGGGTTAATATCATTAGCCTTGTACTTAAAATGTTTGTCCCGTGCTCTATTATTATAACACTTTATATGAAAATCTTTGTGGTGGCCAGATCACAGGCCAGAAAGGTATTTTCTAAAGAGGCTGCCAGTGTGTCTGGTGTTAAAACTGTACAGGCAAATAAGTCTGAGAGAAAAGCAGCAAAAACTCTAGCTATTGTTGTTTTCACCTATTTCATTTGTTGGATTCCAACtctatttatttactttttttcttCAGTTTTAGGTGATCATTTAATATCATATTTCGTCAGTTTTCTGCCACTTGTTAATTCCTTAATTAATCCAATAATTTATGCTTTCTTTTATCCATGGTTCAAAGTGACAGCTAAACTTATTTTAACTTTGAAGATAAGACGTTTATAG